In Erigeron canadensis isolate Cc75 chromosome 8, C_canadensis_v1, whole genome shotgun sequence, the DNA window CCAATCTATAACAAATCTGATTTAGTCTGGTGGCGTAATGTAAGTGCGCACCTTTCAAAAGCTGGAACAGCCCAAGTTCAAATCCTTCTTTCATAGGCTTTGATTTgtcatttaaaataaataaataaataaataaaaagctaTAACAACTCAAGTTCAGGCTTTGATCTGTtcgttcaaaataaataaataaataaataaaaagctaaaacaGCCCAAGTTCGTATCCTTCTTTTGCTAGGCTTTGATTTGCcatttaaaatagataaataaataaataaatataccaaATTAGCCAGTTAAATATGGTTGCAAAAATGATACTTTCAGTAATAATCTAACTTTTCAATAAGatgttttgaaaagttttaTGCATTTATAGATACAACAAACAATTCTCGACTCATTTGAAATGTTTCCCGTTAAAGTGTCTTAAACTCTTaataaggaaaagaagaaacCAGGTGATTGAAGCATCAATGTCGAGAAACCTGTAACAGTtcaaaaagtttaattttttttaattaattgtaagattggtccctgtggtttgtagaTTTTAGCATGGGGGGTCCCTTTTCAaaatcgttgcaatgggggtccttattttgagaaatttttgcaaaattggtccaattttgacggatccattAAAGATggccgtcaagtgtgcacgtttgggggtatttatgtactttccaccccacagggacccccattgctaaaatgaaaaaaccataGGTATcaatcttgcaacttttttaaaaatccatcactaaatataCCTTTTAACTTGTCCATAAAAGAACaaatcttattaaataattaattataacttttaacactttttaacctttcatattttttattgttaaaaaactaaaaccataGTACCACTAAAActctaaaacttataaatatttcaatttatgATTAAACTCTAATTCACATAATAACGTATATCTACTTTCTAAGAATATatcaaagattttgttttttaagaaaaatattaaatcacTAGTTGATTTTTCTTATGTTTGTAAGTtagaatttataagttttttatttgcatttatttagtaatatattttatttcaaaaaatgttGTTAACTTCCTATGTGTTTGACATGAGAATAGATAATTAAAATAccatatatgacaattatattATTCGaaccggttttttttttataataaatatcaaTCCGAACAtgcaatcttttatttatttaagcttatataataacaaaaattatatataaatcagttttcaaaaatttaaaagtatacaTAGATTTATTATTAAGGACCTAACGAGCAGATAATTGTATGTTACAATCTTTTGaattaagttaattattaattatattaatagttgtagaaacagttttataaaattacaatatttaaaaatccatcactaaataataccttttaactttttaaaaagttttataaacttacaatttttataaatccatcactaaataataccttttaactttttaaaaagttttataaacttctAATTTTAAAATCCTTCACTAAACAGTACCTTTTAGTTTTTAGTGGtagtatgtttttaattttttaacaacaaataatcataaaaagttaaaaagtgttaaaaattatatttaagttgattatttaataagatttatttttttttaatggaaaagTTATAAGGTACTTAATTAataatggatttttaaaaaagttgtaagattagtccctgtggtttttttattttaacaatggggtccctgtggggtagaaagtatataaatacccccacacgtgTGGCACACGTGCACAATTGACGGCCACCTTTAACGGATccatcaaaattggaccaaatttgcaaaatatttttaaaatagggACCCCTATTGTAATGATTCTCGAAAAGAGATCCCTTTTGCTAAAATGTACAAACCACATGCACCAATCTtacaattagttttttttttttttttttgaaaggtcaAAAAGTTTAAATGGGGCTTCCTTTGGAACATCTCTCAATTTTTTACACGTTTATCAAGTAGATtggatttgaaaattgaaaggAGGTGttcattattattactattttttttgcctttttggTTTTGTCTTTTCAATTCTAACTAAGTAGTTTATTATGGAATATggattatgttttataaaaactcagATCTTTCTAAAGTaccttgtttctttttttttttcctctttaaATCTGGAACTAAATTTGCATGTAAGTTTGGAGGGGAGGGATCTGAAAGCAAGTATAGAGGATTTCAACATAAAACAAATGAAGTGAATACGGATTATTAAGCAATTCCATCAAGATGGTTATGAAGTAAAAATGGTTTACATACTGTATTAGTGCTCATGTAACCATCAAAATTCAAAAGTCACATAGTAACATTAAGCTCTAAAATAACCCGCAAAAAGAAGTAGGCTTCACGAGAAGTCGAATAAACGCAAAATTAGACAATCGATCACTCCAACCTTTCAATGAAGAGTTTATGAACTCGACGAGGGCCCACATCTTCAGGTCGGCACAAACTTTAACATCCCTGAAATTTATGATAGTTGTTTAAAATTTGGTTCTGACAATGACTATAGAGGAATACGACAAAAAAGAATAATTTTGCAAAAAATGCATGAAATTGACACAAATGAGTTGACAGAAAGCAGTTAGGTTAACCACAAACGGTTCAATCACACAAGCAACTAATTTGATGACACCATAAAATCATAATACATTAAAAGCTAAAGGGCATTGtattaaagttaaatatatttcCAACACAAATGTGTAAAACGCGATGAAGACCAAAGAGTGTTTACCTGGGTGGGAGCTTCAGTGTGGTGTAGGTTGGATACTTGAGGGGTGGAGGACATAGGCTAAGCACCCAAAAAAGATACGAGTGTTAGATTCTGAAATACAACTGTAGTAAGCAAGGTCAAGTATTCAATCAGAAACTTACACTTGTTGAAGAAGAGGACAACTGTGATACCAGGGGAAGTGCCCTACTAGAAATGATGTGAAATGTTGAGTTGTAATCAGACGCAACTTCTTTAAAAACATCCATGGTTTTCTGTAAATAGGAACACATGTCACGATACTTTGAGGTAAGACGATTACACATTGATTCTGTTTCTTCGAGCTGGTGAGAGTAGCGTGCTTCTATTTCTGCTTTTTGTCGCTTAGGCATAGCTTCCAACAATGATCTGACCCGCACTTTTTTTGAGCTGATGACGTGAGCGTTGTCATAATCTTGCTCAATCAAACGAGTTATCTCTTCCAAACAAGCTATAATTTGTGCCATCATTCTAGCCGCTAACTTATAAATCTCAACAGATTCCATTTCTTTCCCAGGCTCATTCTCCATCAGCCTTTTCCTGACCAATATTTCTTGAAGTTCTGCCATCAGTTTCTCAACACCTAGTTTGGCCTTTTCTTTTGCCACTTCTCTCTCAGCAGGCAGCATATTCTGCTGTTCTAGTTCCGTTTGCAATTCTTTCATACAATTATCAATGTCAGCAATCAATTTGGCCCTTTTCGTCTCCCTAGCCTGTTTTGCAATCATTGCTTTTGTAGGTGGTTCCTGATAATGAGGGGAACAGGGTTTCATAGTAGAAACATGGCATCAATTTCATATCCTTCGCGATTATTATTAAATCGATATTATATTCTTTTACAGTGCCACAGAATAAAATTTCTGACGATTCTTGCTATTGTTCACATAAGTTGTGAGGTCAGATTGGCATCATCTAAGAGCCAAACAGAAGTTTCAAATTGCCATAAAAAACCAAGACAATCAAATATTATTGGGCTAATAGGCTCTAAAGGTATCATACTCGTCGACTTTTGCTATGTAAAGTATCATTCCTAAAAACCGACTAATGTAAGCCCACTGTGTGTAAACGCGATTTATTTCGGGCATCCAAACCACTATCCGGTTTTCCAAAAgctgttttgtgtgtgtttacgCACAGTTTTTTCCGGCGACCTTTTTATTCAATTTCTGTTGCTGAAAGTTTGTTCACGGTGTGATTATGAGTATTTTGGTGAAAtgttcgtgttctaattcgaagtaTTGAAGCCGTAATCTGCAtttgaagttttccggcgaattttccgaCGAATCACCATTATTTCGGGCAACCATTCTATTCGAATTCTGTTGCTGAGGGTTTGTTTACGGTGTGATTATGAGTATTTTGGTGAAAcgttcgtgttctaattcgaagtaATGAAGCCGTAATCTGCATTTGAAGTTTCCGGagaatcaccattttttccggcgaccTTTTTATTCTATTTCTGTTGCTGAGGGTTTGTTCACGGTATGATTCTGAGTATTTTGGTGAAACGTCCGTCTTCTAATTCGAAGTATTGAAGCCGTAATCTGCATTTGAAGTGTTCTAATTCGAAGTGTTTGTATGTTCTGGGTTCGTAATCAAACAGGTTAATAATTCAAAgcatttgatattgaattattttattcttCATTATATTATAGCTTCAATCAATATTTACTATTCATTTCCTGGATCGTGAAAATTAATTGTTTCACATATATATCGAGCTAAATAATCAAAAGCTAGGTATTTTGGTGGACAAAACCgcttaaaattttaagtggTATTCGTAATCCCCTAATTAAGAATTAATTACACCGTTGGTAATTGAACTTCGGTGTTCTAATTCGAAGTGTTTGTATGTTCTGGGTTCGTAATCAAACAGGTTAATTATTCAAAgcatttgatattgaattattttattcttCATTATATTATAGCTTCAATCAATATTTACTATTCATTTCCTGGATCGTGAAAATTAATTGTTTCACATATATATCGATCTAAATAATCAAACAGCTAGGTCTTTTGGTGGACAAAACCgctttaaattttaaatggtATTCGTAATCCCCTAATTAAGAATTAATTACACCGTTGGTAATTGTATTAGGAGGTTTTTAGGGATGATACCTTACATAGTAAAAGTCGACGAGTATGGTACCTTTAGAACCTATTAGCCTAATATTATTAGAACTACCTCAGATGAACCTTAAGATCATTAAGCAGGTGATTCATTATGACCCGCTAAATCAATAACGGGATTGCATAGAAAGTATATAAGATACATATCATCTTGATGAAAATACCTCGGGTATATCCATGATGAAAGTGGCACTTGGAGAGTTCTCAAGCAAGAAGTTTCTAGCTTCGGTAGACACGTTTACTTTGTATGCATCCGACCTCATCTTGGAGTCTATATTTAAGCAAATCAAGTTGCTAAAAGGTGAAGGAAGATGTGACAGCAAATGTGGATATGCGGAAAGGCACTGCACAGGAGTCACACGAAAAACATACATCATACATGCGTATAAATACGTAAGCTGTATAACCCttctctaataaaaaaaattcttaatatAACAATGCGGCGACAATAGTGGTAACGACGACGgtgtggcggcggcggcggctgTGGTGTCGGAAGCGATGATGGTGCGGGTGGTGGGGTCGGTGGTGGGAGCGGCAATGATGATGAATgttaaagtaattgatgttaaagatggtagtgtagttattctAGGGGTTAAGgggtttatgttgtaaattatttcattaagggtattataggtatattaggtaaggagtttaaattagtgaataaaaaaaagggataatttatgtatttcaaagttgtaatttgaCAAAATGAGGGAGGTATTGatgctttatataatagtatagatagaaTTATGTGTTGACCCCTCACTAAATTTACTCTGGCATCTACATATAGTTTTGTGGCATATCAGTCAACTACTTTTCTGATATATAACAACCATCATATATAATCTTATATGCCAAAGATGGGGTGTTAAGTAATAACTAATAGACAAGAAACAAATTTAAAGATCTTCTACATGTTgaacaaatattcaaaattactagACTTCATCAAATACCCAAAAGCATTATCCTAATGAACACTTGTGCCCAGCTTCTCCCACAACCTTACCACAGATTAGAGGATAACTGTGTACATTTGATAAATGGTGCACATGTGATTAGTTATGCTAAGAATAATTCCTTTTGACGTCATAAATTCCAGATATTTTccattaaaagtttttttctttgttctttGACAGAGAAGTACGATATTGATTTTCTGAAGACCAATGgtgtgttttgttttaattcCCGAATTTCTCAAAAACATGTCATAAAAGATAGATAAGATATCAACATACCTCAACAATGTCAAAGTTAAGCATAAGAAATTTGGCACTTTGGAGTTCTTGAAGCATGCTAATAGTCTCACGAGCATCTCCCTCATCATACAACTTGTTTGAACGATGGAAGGACAAACAGACACTCACCTTGTTTACAGAACGGAAACGACCTTTAAACCACTTAGGAGGACCGTAACCTGTGTAAGCAAAAGATGAAAGTCCGGGTGCCGCATCCAAGTGATTGATTGAGCAACCACTTATAGTGAGATTTTCTAGTTGAGGTGCAATCACATTGATAACAGGTGAACGCCTGACGTCCATAAGCACAAGACTGGAAAGTCGAGGGGTAATGATGTCAAATACCTTAGCCTCGACAATGACAGTATTCAAAGAAAGGTTCTTCAAGTTCACACACTTGGAGAAAAGATCAAGGTATTCACGCTCATCCTCACACAATGTGATTTCACTGAGATTCAAAGTAGTTAAGGCGGGAAAGTTCCAAGGTGTCTTAGGTATTTTAGGTGTAAAGTCAGATCTAAGTAGTTTGCTGCTAAAAGTGAAATGCTTTAGAGATGTAGAGCTAAAGAGGCAAGGAGGGTATTCATAGTAGTTTTTGGGCCAGCTAATGACAATTAATTCTTGGACATTGTGAGAAAAAGCATAATTTGCAATCTTTTTCACAAAAGCTTGACTGGCTGCTCCATCATAATCTAGCTTTACCGAAGACACTTCCACGTGATTGTTGCGACGAGAAAGAGCATTTGTCACAAACTTGGAGAATTTACGTATAGTAGGGAAACGACGACTAACAAAGCTGAGACAAGGCAATGACTTCCAGAGAAGCTTCCATCTTGGAGACAGCAGCAAACATGTTTGAACAACAAACTTGGTGTCATCAATACAAGAGAGGATTTTATGAATAAGTTCATCAGGCAAACTGCTCAATCTATCTTCACTCACAACCAGTCTAACATTCTCGTGATCAAAGTCCATTTTCTCTATACACCTTTTTCGTCTTTCAGCTTCATAAACtacaattaaaaaatgaaaaaaaaaggtaaattggttaaataaaaagttacagaaaataaaaatgttattttagattattaacctcattaccaatttgattACGCTAAACGCAGTCCACAAACACATAAGAACTACTTCTTTATAGAAAGTAAGCAACGCAAGATCCATTATAATTATAAGAGTTGATTTAAAaggtaattaaataaataacaacaacaatgataataattattaaataaatgatgAAGTGATTAACAAGAGTAGCAGTTGAAAGCGCATACCTGAAAGGGATAGGggtttatattaatataaaactcTATAGAATACTAGAATAGACTAGGTGGTTCTTTGCCGCTCGAATGTTAGTGCGAGTTAATGGCTTTATGCAGTAATGGATACGTCGTTTTGTAATTCCTAGCTGGTGCTTCCAGATTTCTGAGTTTCAAGCctgtttaaaaatattatataattagtGCTTGTAAAGGTTGTGATAAAAGTAAAAAGATATGAGTCCAGGGCACATGATTAATTTGTAGATACATCCTCAAATATTTCAATAAAGGAGCACTGATACGAACAACTTCGGTGGACTGATGCACTAATGCCCAAATCTTTACAAACCTTACATAGACTTATAAAATACATGCAAAACATGTAGAATAAGTTACATGTAATACTGTCCCTGGCCAAATCAAAGTGCAATGCATcctgttaaaaagaaaatacaaatctGAATTTGATTTTTCATATATCTTACTCTAAAGTGTAACTAAGTACATTATATGCATAAGGAAACTTCTTGTTGGGCAGAATTTAAAAAATGTCAGGAGTAAAAGCTAACTGCCTCCTTCACTCAAGCATTTATTCATTCCTCTCATCAATTAAATACGATCTGCTCGAATCCTTATACATACGTGCATGTCCCTTCACCCTTCAGTGTTGCATTATTAGATTTTTATTATACACAAACCATCTCTCCAAGTGTCTCTCATTTAAAGACACCATTTTGGATCATCTTATTTATATTTccttgaattaaaaaaaaaaaccatttaacTTACTCTATTAACATTTATTGATGCTAAATAGTGAAATCCCTTCGTCAAATAAACATACCATTAGGCATTAGCTACTCGACCTTTTCcatgtaaaaattgatttataCCCAATTATGCGTATAATGTTTCTACATCCATTGACTTAGCCcaccaaaacaacaaaaattaacTTGCCTGGATTCCATGGGCTTTGGCAACATAAGTCAGCCCAACATTTAGAGAAGAGAAGCCCACTAAAGCAAATAAACATTGCCAACCTTTATCCTGAACCATTGTCCGAAAATACAAAAACGCTAATTAGCCTAATAACCAGCTCTCCTACAACCATACCACAACACTCGAAAATAGACGTTAATCCCGGCCACTTACCAAGCCATGCAACGTACGAGTCTTCActctatattaaattaaaattaatcaaCTAACAATGTAATTATTAAGCCTCAAAAAACATAGGTTAAgctatatgtatatctatactatattataaaaagaatagcttttttatattttcacttaacaccccttaaaatactttcatatacactatcctcttaacattaatgattaaattacactgtcagtcctttatcatttaaaatatgtccattaaccttttacatcaattatatacacaactcaccgcCACTCcgccaccaacagtcgtccaaccatcataccgtcgccgtcacgaccaTCACCGCATAGcgtgggtaccgtgctagtatcaCATATTTCTATCCAATTGTTTATGTCACTAGTAACTTAATAATGTAatgattcaatatttatatcatCAATGGAAAAgtcatttttcattcttttattcttttacaaTATCTTATTCCAATAATATATGTTACTCCGTATTATAATTATTTCACAACATATTATTCATATCTCtaatacattataaaacatttgttccctccatttttttcaactttaactaagtgaaaaccccaaaatagttctatcacttattcataatactcTTAGAAGAAATCTCAAGCAcgcatttttttctctctattcaaatctcaaccacttattttttttccctcccccataaatcattttatttctctaattcatttaaaatcttttatctcaaaaaccgtacatcgataaaatataaaaattatacggacgttcttaaaattttatgctctttcataagagatgtcatttgatatatactttagacgaatttttaaatctgaggcgGAACCCGggcgactaaggcatttggttatcacactcaTAACCGATCGCCCCGCCATCTCACCGCCATAACGCGCGGGTATTTTGTCTcgtgtattttatatttatgtttgtttcatatatgttttttttagttgaTGTAATGGTTTTAAATATACAGTtttgtatattaataatttttttcttagcATTCCAATTTCATTTACCTCAAAAACACTAGTAACTTAGTAAGTGGCTAGCAAAACAAGTAATAGTATAGAGCTGGGAGTACAGGAatatttatattacaaaaatgaaaatactaaaaagtaaaagagTTCCATTTCTGCTAGAGTCGAAGTTTGGTAAATGGGTTGGCTAATGGGTTAAATTGGGCGGTTGGTATGTACAAGTTGATCTGTTCTAGTCAAGGCTTATGTCAAACACTCtatgtttattgtttttttttttttaaaactttactTAATTTGCCAGTCAAATATGATTGCAAAAATGACAGTTACGGTAATCATCTAAAATGATAGTTTTATAGATACAATGAACAACACTTAACTCATTTGAGTTGATATGTGATTGGAAGAATTAATGGAGAAGAACCTGCGACAGTTCACAAAGTTTAAATAAGGCTTCCTTGAAATatctctcgtatatatataaacttataagttataactttgGTTATGTAGGTAGCGTAACCATGATATATTTTGTAACTATTGTCAAACAATACCTACAATTTCGCATCTACGAATGAAGTCTCTTAAGTTCATTCTTTATTAACATGTCAAGCAACGTGGATACGTTACCTAGTTTAGTTAAGTCCAAACAGATCATAACATATTTACTTGGAGTGGAGGGGCCTGAAAGCAAGTAGCGAGAATTTTCAACATAAACCAAATAAGATGAATACAGATTATCAAGATACTTGCAATTCCATTAAGATGGCTATGGAGTAAAATGGTTTACATATTTGTGCTCTTGTGACcatcaaaattcaaaagtagAGTCAGGGTAACAGTTGATGGTGTTTTTTCTCATGTCTTGGTTTTCCATTAACGGCATGGGCTTTTTTGCGATCTTTGCCGTTAAAGCCCTGAGTTGTAGTGACTTTTCCTATTAGTTGTAATTTTCGTTTGTATCATGACATTTGGTTTGTGATCTCTAGTATCTTACTAGTTTGATCACctttaaatataattactttattatcattaaaaaaaaaaagtcagagTAACATAAAGCTCTAAGTAAATGGCAAAAAGAAGTAGGATTCACAAGAAGTTGAATAAAAGCAAATTCGAAaccgttcaaaataaaaaataaataaaaaaaagaagcaaattcTGACAATCGATCATCCCGATCTTTCAATGAAGAATTTGTGAACTCGATGAGGGCCCACATCATCAGGTAGGCAAAAACTTTAGCATCCCTGAAATTTATGCTGACTGTTTAGGATTTGGTTCTGACAAGGACTACAGAGGAATACGAGAAATAAGAATTATTTAGCATAAAAATGCATGGAATTGACAGAAATAAGTTGACAGAAACCAGTTAGGCTAAAATTCAAAAACACCATAAAAGTATCATATACTAAAGGTTGAAGGGCATTGCATTTAAGCTAAATATATTTCCAACACAAAAATGTGTAAAACGAAACTAGATGAAGACCAACGAGTGGTTACCTGGGTGGGAGCTTCAACGCAGTGTGGGTTGGATACTTGAGGGGCCGAGGGGCGAGGGCATAGACTAAGCACCCAAAAAAGGGACGAGCATTAAATTCTGAAAATCTGAAATACAGCTATGAATATGCAAATTCAAATATCAAATCAGAAACTTACAATTGCTGAAGAAGAGGATAGCTGGGATGCCAGGGGAAGGTTGGTACTAGAAATGTTTGGAAATGTTGAGTTGTAATCAGACTTGACTTCTTTAAAAGCATCAAGGGTTTTCTGTAAATAGGTAAACATGTAACGATATTTTGAGGTAAAACGATCTGTTTCTTCAAGCTGGTGAGAATAGCGTGCTTCCATTTCTGCCTTATGTCGCTTAGGCATAGCTTCCAACAATGATCTGACTCGCTCTCTTTTTGAACTGATGACGTGAGCATTCTTATAAGCTTGCTCAATCAGACCAAGTATCTCTTGCATACAGTCTACAATTTGTGCCATCGTTCTAGCTGCTAACACATAAATCTCAACAGATTCCATTGCTTTCCCAGGCTCACTTCGCATCAACTTTTTCCTGACCAATATTTCTTGTATTTCTGACATCAGTTTCTCAACACCTAGTTTGGCCTTTTCTTCTGCCACTTCTCTCTCAGCAGGCAGCATATTTTGCTGTTCTAGTTCTGCTTGCAATTCTTTCAGATAATTCTTGACTTCAGCAATCAATTTAGCTCTTTTCGCCTCCCTAGCCTGTTTCGCAATCATTGCTTTGGTAGGGGGTTCCTGAAAAATGAGGGGAAATGGTTTGAAAGTAGAAACACGCCATCAATTTCATATCCTTcgtgattattattatatcaatatattCTTTCACAGTACCACACAATAAAAATTCTAGACGATTCTTG includes these proteins:
- the LOC122610128 gene encoding putative F-box/FBD/LRR-repeat protein At4g00315 is translated as MDFDHENVRLVVSEDRLSSLPDELIHKILSCIDDTKFVVQTCLLLSPRWKLLWKSLPCLSFVSRRFPTIRKFSKFVTNALSRRNNHVEVSSVKLDYDGAASQAFVKKIANYAFSHNVQELIVISWPKNYYEYPPCLFSSTSLKHFTFSSKLLRSDFTPKIPKTPWNFPALTTLNLSEITLCEDEREYLDLFSKCVNLKNLSLNTVIVEAKVFDIITPRLSSLVLMDVRRSPVINVIAPQLENLTISGCSINHLDAAPGLSSFAYTGYGPPKWFKGRFRSVNKVSVCLSFHRSNKLYDEGDARETISMLQELQSAKFLMLNFDIVECLSAYPHLLSHLPSPFSNLICLNIDSKMRSDAYKVNVSTEARNFLLENSPSATFIMDIPEEPPTKAMIAKQARETKRAKLIADIDNCMKELQTELEQQNMLPAEREVAKEKAKLGVEKLMAELQEILVRKRLMENEPGKEMESVEIYKLAARMMAQIIACLEEITRLIEQDYDNAHVISSKKVRVRSLLEAMPKRQKAEIEARYSHQLEETESMCNRLTSKYRDMCSYLQKTMDVFKEVASDYNSTFHIISSRALPLVSQLSSSSTSVSF